In Fodinibius saliphilus, a genomic segment contains:
- a CDS encoding DUF5335 family protein — protein sequence MMAIKEIEKKEWGEYFNSFSKKYLKDEEPEYVEIRVLSDSMGAQQATTWVLLKGITYDAKGDLLDIRLEDSSHIIHKPKEIYVTENKDGWILNLEVIQEDGTKDIIETR from the coding sequence ATGATGGCTATTAAAGAAATTGAAAAAAAAGAGTGGGGGGAGTATTTCAACTCTTTTTCTAAGAAATATTTAAAAGATGAAGAACCTGAATATGTAGAGATCAGAGTGCTATCTGATTCTATGGGAGCCCAACAGGCAACAACATGGGTACTACTCAAGGGTATTACGTATGATGCCAAAGGAGATTTATTGGATATACGGTTAGAGGACTCAAGTCATATAATACATAAACCGAAAGAAATATATGTGACAGAAAACAAGGATGGGTGGATACTTAATTTGGAAGTTATTCAGGAAGACGGTACCAAAGATATTATAGAAACTCGGTAA